aataataataaataacaaaaagtataattaatttttgtctttttagaattataaatcaagagcctgaaattatatgcatttgcAAATGCTTTGTAACGTTTGTATaacactaattttaaataccaagTTTAATTATGCATACTTGGaagatttatgtatttaacatcaaataaatcaataaatttacttattaattttttaaattgaagctCGCTCTATACACATAAGTATCAGATGTACATTTAGTAGAATTAATCTTGTTTTgttggttttaatattaaattgaattaacctaccatcaaaattaaaattgataccattatttgtttttattttagattttttataatgttttaattttttatagatatagttacatcattatttttaaattataatattttaaataattataacttgcataaaaattgaaatataataagacgtcaaaatacaaacacagataatgtttttaagttaatgatatttcacaataatttctaatattaatgttaacaaTACTAGATTTACTCTGTTGACAGAAAATTCTACATGTTAGAGAAACAAAACCAATAGTGAATCAACACAACaacctaataaatatgaaaaagaaaaataaatacattttaattgaattaaaaaaaaaaaagaacagtaaatattatcgttgttattgttaataatgttatcattaGTTGAGTTAATAGAATATTGcagttaatgatttaaatatattaaaaaattgtttgaatttaagtacgtatttgaaaatttattattgtaaattatataaagtttgAAACTGATTCTCCTGACatagtaataaacattttttttatcgagtaattatataaaaaataaacataatttttataactgcaTATTTAGGTTGTCACTTTTTCTttacatcatatattatattaatttttaaatacatataattccaAGTTCAAGATTAATGaagaataatgaatttttagacttttacctaaattctcaaaattaatatttttttaaaatcttttcatGTACAATACACAAAAAACTAAGAACACCAAGTATACTAAAGTAacattacttattatgtatCGAATAGGTAGATGCAACAGAAAATATGCATTCAAAACACAatgcatttgaaaaataatatgaaatataacataactacCCACAGTTAATCAGAGAACAAAATCATAGTTTTTAAGTGCATTGTAAAAaagacaattattaaacaaaagtaGTAATACAATTACTAAATTACCAGTTCATTTTTGGTTGTAGATAAAGTTTGTAGATTTTTTAGGAACGTTATTTCAAACGGTAATCTTGTAATGCCTATAGAATCCATTTTTAAAGTCGTTAATGTATCACAAATTGTTGTTATAGACGTCCAATTCCAGAACGTATCTTGATTGGTTGGAAGTTTACTATCCGATATGCTGAGATATGTAATCGGTAAACTACCAACTTCTACAGGGATCGTTGGTAATTCACAATTTTCTAGCACAAGTGTGGTCAGATGTCTCATATTCAATACACGGTTGTCAAAACGATCAACAGCTACAAACTTGAGAGCTGTTGGATCAAAACGATTAACAACAgcttttttattagataccgTCTTGGGCATTTGACATGTAGCAATGTTCACTTTTTTACCATCAACAATATCCTTAATTTGAGTGTACAACGTGTAAACATCTGACTTGTCTTGGGAATctatcatcaatattttttgggcTCTATGAATTCCAATCCCATCTTCCATCTGCAACGAATTGATGGTAGATTTTTTTCACCATGGCCAAGTTGAAGTATTCATTATTCGGATACATTGAGTTCTTAACGCACAGATAATAAcggtcgtttatttttttggtcaaCACGCATGATTTGAGCGGCCGTGCATTCAACTGTGGAATGTTTAAATCTTGCGTAGCAAGCGTACACCGGACTAACATCGTTATTAGTATTCGAATACAATACGTACGTTCGCGATTAATCAAAATACGAATTCTACGACGTTTACAGTATACAACATCCGCGAGACGGTCGTACCTCGTATAACTTCTTTTTCTCGATTTCAGCTATCGGTATTACAGCGTTTCGCgggaaataacaattattatagtatcatgAACAAAGATAAGACTGCTCTATCTCAGTGATGAGTATTCAACAAGATGGATgcctatatagtttatatgagGTGTCGTCACTCAGGACCCCAGTGCGTACACACTCttcattgaaattattaccACAGCCGTATAGACACCAGAGCGCGCTTCCTGCCCTATAAAGGCCCATGTTTTCATACTGCTTAAGAGGACGTCTCACTCgcgtgtgttgtctctgtcttacacacgtacgacATGGTAAATTATCGTTAACCATTTTCAATAGTGTAGTAGAGAGAGTAGTGGTCCGATGTCAAGCAATACGACCAAATaagctattatttaataagacgCAAGACacaacatttttctttaaacacTTTCGGTCACTCGCTGTTTGGAAAtgcaatttgaatttttctttacttttaactattgtagaattaaaattcagtgtcattaaaaaaatgagaacttattgattttttgtatagctaaatttgtttgtactaataaaatacgttaGAGGACACCATTCCGTGATTTTCTGTCTTTGTCTAACACACGTGtgatatagtattttagaCATGTTTTTTGCCAAACATACCAATTGATCTAATGAAGCGATAAGAATTCTGAGAACAGATTTGAATTTGACGTCAAGTCTATTTGAAATCGACTTTCTCACAGCTTTGATATTTTCCTCCAAACTCctaaaaagaaatatgttaGAAAAGAGTAATTAAGAATTGacgtatttcaatttttgacgaagttaaatcaaaaagtcaaaaatcTGGGAAAGTAATTTCAAGTAGATTCAacgaaaaattcaaatctgttTTTAGAATTCTTATCGCTTCATTAGATCAATTGTTATGATTGGCAAAAGTGTGACTAAAATCCTATATCGCGCGTGCGTTagacaaaaacagaaaatcaCGGTATCGAATCCCCTTAAgccttaatattagagtgaatactgaattgacctattatcaaacttttaggtaagaacattatctgtgttctctcgttggctttttacgatattttaatttttaggtgagttatgagtatgaaattattaaatatttgaaactgCTCATAATTGAAACTagtgaacgaaaatttaccatgtcgtacgtgtgtaagactGAGACATCACACGAGGGTGAGACTTCCTCTTAAAGACATTAATCCGTTAAAgtgttaaatacaaaatgccttaaaacaattaaaattatgaattaaaatgttatttttcttagagttggcatataatataatacatatattataatttgtattttataataattggagcctgtaattataatttacatttgcatttttgttttaaatattttttatcaagtagacatcaatttattataaaatattatgatgtataatctAGTCACTTCTTTAGATATTTACATCCTACTCGAAATCTTGAAATTCAAGATTTTCAAGAAAGAATGAGTTCAATTTTCAAGAGCGTACaagaaattatacatacatagtacAATATACGTACCAGACCCATATTAGACGCAGACTTCAATACGAGTCAGTAGGTACATAACTATTACACATCGATACTTATCGAACTTTTCTACTTGAAAACTTTGAACACCTTGGCCGTTTGAAGTATAAGTTAATCCATTAGATTCTTCAAATCTTGAAGTTTGCTTATAGCAAattgtttagtttataaactataaatattatttattataatttatattggctatatactaaaatgtgtagtattataattatgtacatatctTAGGGAGAGCTTAAGGTAGTTCAGAGAGGGCTAAGCCTCCCCCAACATTTTCCTATTTATGTCCatgtaattatgaatattattatttgttaattgtaattgtaacACTCTTAAAGCATTATGTATGATCATTTAGTGAATTatctcatacattttttatttattttttggaataGGGAAACTAAAATGAcagaatttaatagtataaatatctatattgaaaaaaaaataaagcattgaaatacatacatacaaataatttgaacatataagtcattatacaatatggtatgtaaatgtatatgcCTATTGTTAAATCTTACGATACATTACATGTTATtacaacatacatttatagacACTATACACACAGTCAGGGCCGGATTTAGGAGAGGGCCCAGGGGCCCCGGGCCCCACAAAATGAGGGCCTCTTCTCAgtggaatttttttaaatataaaacgcgataatataatattttaaaaatagataaaactacaacttcaataaaatgtttaatcgtTGATActgtcataaatatataaataatcttattattaatatacttgtacctatattataaattcataaaaataagttgcgagtttacaaatataaatttaaaatcgattattaTGGACATGTATAGCATAGGATAATCCCGATTGAATAATATTCGTAATTTGgtatggttttaaatattgataaaaaaaaaaacaagttataaatatacacatacaacTTGTGTAGCAAGCCGCCTAGCCGCTGTTGTAgataaatacaacaatacgTACcgattaagttataaataaaaatatgcgaTAGCCGACGATAACGTAGATAAAGATTTCATTTGTACCTTCATATTTGATGCAGTAGACGTGTACACTCTTCAACCACGCTAgtatattttggtataatattttgatcgtGATATTTATCCAGGTtagtttaatgtattattatttattgtattatatgtatattattattaagtaaagacttgaaaatataatctaagaCTTTCTAGACTTCCTCTTtccaatgattaaaattttttaccgCAAATACGCGAAAAAGTTAGAAATTCACACaagacaaattaaattttgacgaTTTTTCGtcgatattagttatttaattgttattttaaataataatcctaCCAGATTGAAACATACACTGAATACTTAAATgtgtatttgtaaatattctaaGTAATTTCGAAtcgatttaatgaaatttgtgtctcgtattttatttaatttgtacattatCAAATTCTATTAAGTTTCTGTCGTCGTCGGATTGAGATGTAGTTTATTGTGAAACGTTACACTTtaacgtaattatatttatattatattattaaaatattaattattattaattattatatattataaattataatcgtcaattaattattatataattaataaaaaaatataaatatcttttacTCTATTATAGTCATAAATTCTTCGTTAACCAAAATTATGAACGATCGTCATACAAACCTCGTATATATACTTCTGGTgcacaaaaaagaaaattgaagGTAGAACGTGATAAACAGATAGAAGAAGTTATTTCCCAAATTCCAAAACTGACCAACTATTTTTCTTCTTCGAGGCAGttaacaaatgttttaaataatgatattactaatgaaaatgttgaaattttaACCTCCAAAGAAAATGAAACTATGTGTGAAAATGTAGTAATTCAACAGTCTAGCTCAACAGCGGAGAATAATTcatctatagaaaaaaaaaaatcaaatgatgATTCTGAACATCTTGAATTAAATGCcaaaaataccaatattatagaaaatgaaCCCATCGTAGAACCCGAAATTTCAAACtcttttattggttttaaaaatgatgttgGTATTTGGCCTCAAAAttctactaatataaatactaataaaatactggATAAAACAAGGTTTAACAAACTTGCAAAACTGCGATGAAAAGTTATTAGAAACAAAATCTTTTCTACAAAATCGGGTTGATCGCTCTGCAAATAATACTAGAAAatgttctatacattttttcaaacggATAACTAAAAATAGAGAAGTTATTAATCGTAATTGGCTATGTTTCTCTCCAATTACtggtaaattgtattgttatatttgcAAACTATTAGGGACAAAAAATGGAAAGTTATCTAGTGATGGATTTTGTGATTGGAAGCATGCAGCTGAAAAGTTATCCCAACATGAAACATCAAAACATCATCTTGAAGCaattattgcaataaatcATCGAGCGAGAGAAAATGATTGTCTAGATCAACAACTTCAAAAACAGATAACAGAAATATCTTCCTATTGGCGCCAAGTTCTAAAGCGAGTAATTAGCACAATCAAATTGATTTCAGAACGTGGCTTAGCATTTAGAGGAGATGACGAAATAATTGGTTCACCAAGAAATGGAAATTATCTTGGAATTCTTGAATTAGTGGCGGAGTTTGATCCATTTCTGTCAGCTCATATAAAAGATCATGCGAATAAAAAAAGTGGTCACACAAATTACCTTTCATCAACTATTTGTGAAGAATTAATTGATCTTATGGCTAAAGAAGTATTAGGCGAAATAATaacaagaattaaaaaatcaaaatattattcggtATCTGTAGATTCTACTCCCGATGAAGCACATATAGATCAATTGACTATAGTAGTACGCTATATGGAAAAAATGAATCCAGTAGAaagatttttaacatttctacCAAATTGTGGCCACACTGGCATTGAAATGGCAAATACTCTCATTACATTTTTGGACCATCATGAAATTGAATTGATTGACTGCCGTGGTCAATCATATGACAATGCGGCAAACATGAGTGGAAAATATCAAGGTATGCAAgccttaattaaaaataaaaatgaattcgcAGAATTTGTTCCTTGTTGTGGTCATTCGTTAAATTTAGTTGGGAAAACAGCAGCCAACTCGTGTATTGCAGCTATTCGTTTCTTTGATTTCATACAAAATCTTTACGTGTTTTTACTGCCACTCCCATACGTTATTcacttttaaaacaaaaaaattagcttgcatagataaaaataaacgtgttTACGTTTTAAAGAATTTGAATGAAACCCGATGGTCATGTCGTGCAGATGCAACAAAAGCTGTTGTATTtagttatgattatataaaagaaGCTTTAgtagaaatttcaaaaacattttgatcaAAAAGAAATTGTTAAAATCGAATCCAAAAANNNNNNNNNNNNNNNNNNNNNNNNNNNNNNNNNNNNNNNNNNNNNNNNNNNNNNNNNNNNNNNNNNNNNNNNNNNNNNNNNNNNNNNNNNNNNNNNNNNNCttgtttatatgataattttggagtatattaaaaattcaaatttttatgggcttatgaaacactgaattctcaatattaattgacatgaaaaccaaaccattaaattatgtaaatgattcttattgtaacttattaaccttccatgtaattcattgttgcttatacttcataaacactataaacatgctttttaaatgacaattttgactcgtgttataaattcatattttaaactgcttatgaaaacactcattctcaattaattctccactaattttacataattaactgactacattttttcagattgcagtgcagcagttcacccaaggcttgctgagaccgaaaattgcattcataccactttggggaaagtatcaacatctatttgaaaaataaactagaagatactgataataatattggatttctgcaatggtgtgtaatggttattgaatataattgataataaattaatagttgtgaaacaattgttatttgttatatatatgatataagattagttagtaaacacttttagcttgtaatttttattcttcttattttacctatgctataaaaatcttttatttagactatacataaatgataattttgataaaaaattacaaattcaattttcaaactgTTTATAGGAGAATTAATcataagtcgatattaacaccaacagagggcgggaggttccccataccttggtcgacggctgactgccacaggaagaatctagttggttgtgtgccgttcaccgttccactgctctccggagtggggcggtatctTTATTAGGCTTTGaccgaatatcttgtacattacgaaagaatatttataatatcaacgaattttcatattttaacgcccgaagttaacacaagtcagtgtcctgatcctcgaccaatgcattaagaaatgatttaatttatcattaaattcatatggaaaagggtatttttcagttattgtacaagtgtattcttttttaaaagtacaaaacattctgttaatttgtacaaatcttttatggcttatcataattattagttgtttatcatctgtttagcttaaatttcgtatcttttacagttttacattcgtacttgtgttaaagtttcaactgtaaatagttttcaattattttgtattaaaaatgaaggttgtctgttagtttttgttttgattgtttcaatttctaaattatccagtgttgtcccgcactagttgttatagaatgaTTTCGTTCTcctatggtgtgtagtagtgacaattggattaagtaatgattcttttttagcattattaactccatgtaattcattgatgctgatacttcataaacactataaacatgcttttaaatgacaattttgactcgtgttataaattcatattttaaactgcttatgaaaacactcaattctcaattaattctccactaattttacatatttaactgactacatttttttcagattgcagtgcagcagttcaatcaaggcttgctgagacaggaatttgcatttataccactttggaaatatcaacatcttattatgaaaataaactagaagatacttataatagcaataatggtcttttgcaaggtacgtgtaataataaccgtatgtaattgatagcaacttaatattagtgaaacaaaagtaaatatcatgaaaccaagaccaatgaattaggtaaatgattcttattaagcattattaattccatgtatttcattgatgctgatacttcataaacactataaacatgcttttaaatgacaattttgactcgtgttatgaattcatattttaaactgcttatgaaacactcaattctcaattaattctccacttattttacatatttaactgactacatttttttcagattgcagtgcagcagttcattcaaggcttgctgagacaggaatttgcattcataccactttgggaaagtatcaacatcttattttgaaaataaactagaagatattgataataatattggatttatgcaatgtgtgtgtaatggttattgaatataattgatagcaaattaatactagtgaaacaaaaaattagtatcatgaaaccaagaccaatgaattaagtaaatgattcttatttagcattattaacttgcatgtatttttgttgatgctgatacttcataaacactataaaacatgtttttatatggtaaatttggagtatattaaaaattctaattttttatggcttatgaaacactcaattctcatgttagtatcttgaaaccttgaccactagaaagagaaattggatctgatttagcattaattactttcatacattacatttaagccaatgtttcataaaccctataaaacatgttgttatatggtaaatttgacgtattttacaaattcatttttttaattgcttataaaatactcaattctcatgttagtatcttgaaaccttgaccactagaaagagaatatgtttcttattcaggattaattactttcatacattacatttaagccaatgtttcataaactctataaaacatgttttatatggtaaatttgacgtattttacaaattcatttttttaattgcttataaaatactcaattctcatgttagtgtcttgaaacctccaccactagaaatagaatatgtttcttatttagcattaattactttcatgcattacatttaagccaatgtttcataaactctataaaacatgtttttatatggtaaatttgacgtattttacaaattcatatttttaattgcttataaaatactcaattctcatgttagtaccttgaaaccttgaccactagaagagaatatgtttcttattcaggattaattactttcatacattacatttaagccaatgtttcataaactctataaaacatgtttttatatggtaaatttgacgtattttacaaattcatttttttaattgcttataaaatactcaattctcatgttagtaccttgaaaccttcaccactagaaagataatatgtttcttatttagcattaattactttcatacattacatttaagttaatgtttcataaactctataaaacttgtttttatatgataatattggagtatattaaaaattcaaattttttatggcttatgaaacactgaattctcaattaattgacatgaaaccaacaccattaaattatgtaaatgattcttatttaactttattaacttccatgtaattcattgatgcttatacttcataaacactataaacatgcttttaaatgacaattttgactcgtgttataaattcatattttaaactgcttatgaaacactcatttctcaattaattctccaccaatcttacaaatttaactgactacattttttcagattgcagtgcagcagttcacccaaggcttgctgagaccgaaatttgcattcataccactttggggaaagtatcaacatcttattttgaaaataaactagaagatactgataataatattggatttctgcaatgtgtgtgtaatggttattgaatataattgataataaattaatagttgtgaaacaattgttatttgttatatatatgaataaaagattagtaaacacttttagcttgtaatttttattcttcttatttacctatgctataaaaatcttttatttagactatacataaatgataattttgataaaaattacaaattcacattttcaactgtttataggagaattaatcattaagtcgatattaacaccaacagagggcgggaggttccccataccttggtcgacggctgacctgccacaggaagaatctagttggttgtgtgccgttcaccgttccactgctctccggagtggggcggtatatttattaggcttttgaccgaatatcttgtacatttacgaaagaatatttataatatcaacgaattgttcatattttacgcccgaagttaacacaagtcagtgtcctgatcctcgaccaatgcattaagaaaatgatttaaatttatcattaaattcatatggaaaaggggtatttttcagttattgtacaagtgtattctttttttaaaagtacaaaacattctgttaatttgtacaatcttttatggcttatcataattattatttgttatcatctgtttatgcttaaatttcgtatctttttacagttttacattcgtacttgtgttaaagtttcaactgtaaatagttttcaattattttgtattaaaaatgaaggttgtctgttagtttttgttttgattgtttcaatttctaaattatccagtgttgtccacgcactagttgttatagaattattttcgttctccttatggtgtgtagtagtgacaattggattaagtaaatgattcttttttagcattattaacttccatgtaattcattgatgctgatacttcataaacactataaacatgcttttaaatgacaattttgactcgtgttataaattcatattttaaactgcttatgaaacactcaattctcaattaattctccactaattttacatatttaactgactacatttttttcagattgcagtgcagcagttcaatcaaggcttgctgagacaggaatttgcatttataccactttggaaattatcaacatcttattatgaaaataaactagaagatacttataatagcaataatggtcttttgcaaggtacgtgtaataataaccgtatgtaattgatagcaacttaatattagtgaaacaaaaagtaaatatcatgaaaccaagaccaatgaattaggtaaatgattcttattaagcattattaattccatgtatttcattgatgctgatacttcataaacactataaacatgcttttaaatgacaattttgactcgtgttatgaattcatattttaaactgcttatgaaacactcaattctcaattaattctccactaattttacatatttaactgactacatttttttcagattgcagtgcagcagttcaatcaaggcttgctgagacaggaatttgcatttataccactttggaaaatatcaacatcttattatgaaaataaactagaagatacttataatagcaataatggtcttttgcaaggtacgtgtaataataaccgtatgtaattgatagcaacttaatattagtgaaacaaaaagtaaatatcatgaaaccaagaccaatgaattaggtaaatgattcttattaagcattattaattccatgtatttcattgatgctgatacttcataaacactataaacatgcttttaaatgacaattttgactcgtgttatgaattcatattttaaactgcttatgaaacactcaattctcaattaattctccacttattttacatatttaactgactacatttttttcagattgcagtgcagcagttcattcaaggcttgctgagacaggaatttgcattcataccactttgggaaagtatcaacatcttattttgaaaataaactagaagatattgataataatattggatttatgcaatgtgtgtgtaatggttattgaatataattgatagcaaattaatactagtgaaacaaaaaattagtatcatgaaaccaagaccaat
This genomic stretch from Rhopalosiphum maidis isolate BTI-1 chromosome 3, ASM367621v3, whole genome shotgun sequence harbors:
- the LOC113558393 gene encoding zinc finger MYM-type protein 1-like; translation: MCENVVIQQSSSTAENNSSIEKKKSNDDSEHLELNAKNTNIIENEPIVEPEISNSFIGFKNDVGTKNGKLSSDGFCDWKHAAEKLSQHETSKHHLEAIIAINHRARENDCLDQQLQKQITEISSYWRQVLKRVISTIKLISERGLAFRGDDEIIGSPRNGNYLGILELVAEFDPFLSAHIKDHANKKSGHTNYLSSTICEELIDLMAKEVLGEIITRIKKSKYYSVSVDSTPDEAHIDQLTIVVRYMEKMNPVERFLTFLPNCGHTGIEMANTLITFLDHHEIELIDCRGQSYDNAANMSGKYQGMQALIKNKNEFAEFVPCCGHSLNLVGKTAANSCIAAIRFFDFIQNLYVFLLPLPYVIHF